The following proteins are encoded in a genomic region of Labeo rohita strain BAU-BD-2019 chromosome 5, IGBB_LRoh.1.0, whole genome shotgun sequence:
- the LOC127165993 gene encoding interleukin-17A-like, whose protein sequence is MQQLQILGLLSIFLLVLNPSQCNPITTQCVEHTYCSSTLKEYHAQLINLPSRINERSIAGWSYEENIDLDRVPQIIYEANCLNSHSCKGIDSSFSMESIPIAIKMPFLRKHPRCPTFALEFEDVNIACICATSRQN, encoded by the exons ATGCAACAGCTACAG ATTCTAGGACTCCTGAGCATTTTTCTGCTGGTCTTGAACCCCAGCCAGTGCAATCCCATCACGACCCAGTGCGTGGAGCACACTTACTGCTCCTCCACACTGAAAGAGTACCACGCTCAGCTCATCAACCTGCCTAGCAGGATCAACGAACGCAGCATCGCCGGATGGAGCTACGA GGAGAACATCGACCTGGACCGTGTGCCACAGATCATCTATGAAGCAAACTGCCTGAACAGTCATTCCTGTAAGGGGATCGACAGCTCTTTCAGTATGGAGAGCATCCCAATTGCAATCAAAATGCCATTTCTCAGAAAACACCCAAGATGCCCAACTTTCGCACTGGAATTCGAGGATGTGAACATCGCCTGTATATGTGCTACATCCAGACAGAATTAA